One window of Mesorhizobium sp. WSM4904 genomic DNA carries:
- the xylA gene encoding xylose isomerase yields the protein MSSGFFGDIEKIKYEGPDSTNPLAYRYYNPDEVVAGKRLEDHLRFAVAYWHSFAWQGGDPFGGQTFDRPWFAKPGGVDTMELAKLKADVAFEMFSLLGAPYFCFHDADVRPEGKDFSESAARLDEIADYFADKMKKTGIKLLWGTANLFSHRRFMSGAATNPDPDVFAYAAATVKKCIDVTKKLKGENYVLWGGREGYETLLNTDLAREQEQAGRFLNLVVDYKHKIGFKGTILIEPKPQEPTKHQYDYDVATVYGFLKRFGLEKEVKLNIEQGHAILAGHSFEHELALANALGIFGSIDMNRNDYQSGWDTDQFPNNVPEMALAYYQILQGGGFKTGGTNFDAKLRRQSLDPEDLLIGHIGGMDSCARGLKAAAEMIEDKALSAPLAERYAGWNTAEGKAMLSGKRTLEEIAERVVKKKIEPQPRSGRQELLENIVNRYV from the coding sequence ATGAGCAGCGGATTTTTCGGCGACATCGAGAAAATCAAGTATGAGGGGCCGGATTCGACCAATCCGCTGGCCTACCGGTACTACAACCCGGACGAGGTCGTGGCCGGCAAGCGGCTGGAAGATCATCTGCGCTTCGCCGTCGCCTACTGGCATTCCTTCGCCTGGCAGGGCGGCGACCCCTTCGGCGGCCAGACTTTCGATCGCCCCTGGTTCGCCAAGCCCGGCGGCGTCGACACGATGGAATTGGCGAAGCTCAAGGCCGACGTCGCCTTCGAGATGTTCTCGCTGCTCGGCGCGCCCTATTTCTGCTTCCACGACGCCGACGTGCGCCCGGAAGGCAAGGATTTCTCCGAAAGCGCTGCGCGCCTCGACGAGATCGCCGATTACTTTGCCGACAAGATGAAAAAAACCGGCATCAAGCTGCTCTGGGGCACGGCGAACCTCTTCTCGCACCGCCGCTTCATGTCAGGTGCGGCCACCAATCCCGACCCGGACGTGTTCGCCTATGCGGCGGCGACGGTGAAGAAGTGCATCGACGTCACCAAGAAGCTGAAGGGCGAGAACTACGTGCTGTGGGGCGGGCGTGAAGGCTATGAGACGCTGCTCAACACCGACCTCGCCCGCGAGCAGGAACAGGCCGGCCGCTTCCTCAACCTCGTCGTCGACTACAAGCATAAGATCGGCTTCAAGGGCACGATCCTGATCGAGCCGAAGCCGCAGGAGCCGACAAAGCATCAGTACGATTACGATGTCGCGACCGTCTATGGCTTCCTCAAGCGCTTCGGGCTGGAGAAGGAAGTAAAACTCAACATCGAGCAGGGCCACGCCATCCTCGCCGGCCATTCCTTCGAGCATGAGCTGGCTTTGGCCAACGCGCTCGGCATCTTCGGCTCGATCGACATGAACCGCAACGACTACCAGTCGGGCTGGGATACCGACCAGTTCCCCAACAACGTGCCGGAAATGGCCTTGGCCTATTACCAGATCCTGCAGGGCGGCGGCTTCAAGACCGGCGGCACCAATTTCGACGCCAAGCTCAGGCGCCAGTCGCTCGACCCGGAGGATCTCTTGATCGGCCATATCGGCGGCATGGATTCTTGCGCGCGCGGCCTCAAGGCTGCAGCCGAAATGATCGAGGACAAGGCGCTGTCCGCACCGCTCGCCGAGCGCTATGCCGGCTGGAACACCGCCGAGGGCAAGGCGATGCTGTCCGGCAAGCGCACGCTGGAAGAGATCGCCGAGCGGGTGGTGAAGAAGAAGATCGAGCCGCAGCCGCGCTCCGGCCGGCAGGAGCTGCTGGAAAACATCGTCAACAGATACGTGTGA
- a CDS encoding tetratricopeptide repeat protein: MRITVTAITVALAFSVEGWMPTSAEALGDTEAQNCAVAIAGSVNTSQISNVCGVPPEVLAAIVNEFSEARKAYQDTNKTLQELADERRQTVDNVRQALDLTNGQIRAAFEILGETNVPSEQLAGKLVEIATKFKDLQSIAAAQPGDTAEIISLKGRAEAATKAGELDKADALLAEIDNKQALAQDKLATNRAATLANRGDLALGRLRYPDAAKHFANAANTVPKGEAYSELRREYLRQEASAWYHQGDEYGDNSAAETAVARERRLLDITPRSELPLDWATTQNDLGVSLFALAEREGGTAHLEEAVVAYRAALEERTRERVPFDWAQTQSNLGIASWAIGEHSGGTDRLEEAVVAFRAALEVQTRERAPFAWAQTQNNLSVVLRSLGARESGTANLEQAVAASRAALQEWTRERTPLDWARAEDNLALTYWVLGERENDAVRLKEAISAFNEVLGEWTPERVPIRWGAAQSSLGNALRALGQVDDNAASLEAAVSAYRAALQELTRERAPFDWATTQNNLGSALLSLSNHEAGTSRLDEAITAFNASLEEWTREREPLRWAMARFNIANALVALGRRQQDMAHVEEAIPIFREVLEEWTRERVPLDWARAQTGLGGALAIFDAHGNGTALLQEAIAAYQSASEEATRERAPFEWALAQAALGDALWMYAKRTKGPESLERGKAALAAWRNSQLVFTREHQPERWANTQNSIGYGLVIIGEWENDGARFAEAVPVLRQALAVQQKLQATMSVAFTSDSLCRALLDIGDRSKDRSLLLEARQLCEDSVNARKGAGADIAETDANLAAIAAALKALP, encoded by the coding sequence ATGCGGATCACCGTCACAGCCATTACTGTCGCCCTGGCATTCTCAGTCGAGGGGTGGATGCCGACCTCGGCTGAGGCGCTCGGCGACACGGAGGCTCAGAACTGCGCAGTCGCGATTGCCGGTTCAGTCAACACCAGCCAGATTTCCAATGTCTGCGGTGTCCCGCCGGAAGTCTTGGCGGCGATCGTCAACGAGTTCTCGGAAGCCAGGAAGGCCTATCAGGATACGAACAAGACGCTTCAGGAACTGGCCGACGAGCGCAGGCAGACTGTCGACAATGTCCGGCAAGCGCTCGATCTGACGAACGGCCAGATACGGGCCGCTTTCGAAATCCTGGGGGAGACGAACGTCCCTTCCGAGCAGCTTGCGGGCAAATTGGTCGAGATCGCAACAAAGTTCAAAGACCTCCAATCGATAGCGGCAGCGCAGCCGGGCGACACTGCTGAAATCATCTCGCTTAAGGGGCGGGCCGAGGCTGCGACCAAGGCAGGCGAACTCGACAAAGCAGACGCCCTGCTTGCCGAGATCGACAACAAGCAAGCTTTGGCTCAAGACAAGCTTGCTACAAACCGAGCAGCCACGCTTGCCAACCGAGGCGACCTGGCACTTGGTCGTCTGCGCTACCCCGATGCGGCGAAGCACTTCGCGAATGCGGCGAACACAGTTCCAAAGGGAGAAGCTTATTCAGAACTCCGGCGTGAATATCTTCGGCAAGAAGCTTCGGCGTGGTATCACCAGGGCGACGAGTATGGAGACAACTCGGCGGCTGAGACGGCTGTTGCACGAGAAAGGCGTCTACTAGACATCACTCCAAGATCGGAATTGCCGCTCGACTGGGCAACAACGCAGAACGATCTTGGGGTGTCGCTATTCGCCCTCGCCGAACGGGAGGGTGGTACCGCACACCTGGAGGAGGCCGTGGTTGCTTACCGGGCGGCGCTGGAAGAAAGGACCCGCGAACGCGTTCCGTTTGACTGGGCACAGACGCAGAGCAATCTCGGGATCGCATCCTGGGCGATCGGCGAGCACAGCGGCGGGACAGACCGTCTAGAGGAAGCGGTTGTTGCATTCCGGGCAGCGCTGGAGGTGCAAACGCGGGAGCGGGCGCCATTTGCCTGGGCGCAGACACAAAACAATCTCAGCGTTGTGCTTCGAAGCCTTGGTGCGCGCGAAAGCGGTACAGCGAACTTGGAACAGGCAGTTGCTGCCTCCCGCGCGGCGCTGCAGGAATGGACCCGCGAGCGGACGCCTCTAGACTGGGCGAGGGCCGAGGACAATCTCGCATTGACGTATTGGGTGCTCGGTGAACGCGAGAACGATGCGGTTCGTCTTAAAGAAGCGATCTCGGCGTTCAATGAAGTGTTAGGGGAATGGACACCTGAACGCGTTCCCATCCGCTGGGGTGCCGCGCAGAGTAGCCTCGGCAATGCGCTTCGAGCGCTAGGTCAGGTGGACGACAACGCAGCAAGCCTCGAGGCGGCGGTCAGTGCCTACCGGGCGGCGCTGCAGGAGTTGACCCGAGAACGAGCGCCGTTCGACTGGGCGACCACACAGAACAACCTTGGCAGCGCGCTTTTGTCACTCAGCAATCACGAAGCCGGCACATCTCGACTCGATGAGGCTATCACCGCCTTTAACGCATCGCTGGAAGAGTGGACCCGGGAGCGGGAACCCCTGCGATGGGCAATGGCTCGGTTCAACATCGCAAACGCGCTGGTGGCTTTGGGCCGACGCCAACAAGACATGGCGCATGTTGAGGAGGCGATCCCGATATTCCGCGAGGTTCTGGAGGAGTGGACGCGAGAACGCGTACCGCTCGACTGGGCTCGGGCCCAAACTGGTCTCGGCGGAGCGCTCGCCATTTTCGATGCGCACGGAAATGGTACAGCCCTGCTGCAGGAGGCGATCGCCGCATACCAATCGGCGTCGGAGGAAGCAACCCGCGAACGGGCGCCGTTCGAATGGGCGCTAGCACAGGCGGCTCTTGGCGATGCACTTTGGATGTATGCAAAGCGGACGAAGGGACCAGAAAGTCTCGAGCGCGGAAAAGCGGCACTCGCGGCTTGGCGAAATAGCCAATTGGTGTTCACCCGCGAGCATCAACCGGAGCGGTGGGCGAATACGCAAAATTCGATCGGGTACGGGTTGGTTATTATTGGCGAATGGGAAAACGATGGTGCCCGATTCGCAGAAGCGGTCCCGGTCCTACGTCAGGCACTCGCAGTTCAACAGAAGCTGCAAGCAACTATGAGTGTCGCGTTCACGTCCGACAGCCTATGCCGCGCGCTGCTGGACATAGGCGATCGAAGCAAGGACCGCTCTCTCCTCCTGGAGGCCAGGCAACTTTGCGAGGATTCAGTCAACGCAAGGAAAGGCGCCGGCGCCGACATAGCCGAGACCGACGCCAATCTGGCGGCAATCGCTGCCGCGCTCAAGGCGCTGCCCTGA
- a CDS encoding nuclear transport factor 2 family protein yields MTDLNTIARNYITAWNESDATRRKALLEAAFTSDVSYRDPVMQGDGHEGIAALIDGVQQRFAGFRFSLKGEPDGFADRIRFSWNLGPEGNESVIEGTDIGVIENGRLKSVTGFLDKVPAQ; encoded by the coding sequence ATGACCGACCTCAACACGATCGCCCGCAACTACATCACCGCCTGGAACGAGAGCGACGCGACGCGCCGAAAGGCCTTGCTCGAGGCTGCCTTCACCAGCGACGTCAGCTACCGCGACCCGGTCATGCAGGGCGACGGCCATGAAGGCATCGCCGCGCTGATCGACGGCGTCCAGCAGCGCTTTGCCGGCTTTCGTTTCTCGCTGAAAGGCGAGCCCGACGGTTTCGCCGACCGCATCCGCTTCTCGTGGAACCTCGGGCCGGAGGGGAATGAGTCCGTCATCGAAGGCACGGATATCGGCGTCATCGAGAACGGCCGCCTGAAGAGCGTCACCGGCTTCCTTGACAAGGTCCCGGCGCAGTGA